The genomic interval CTAAGATCAGGAACTAATTGGCTTGTCACTTTTTCGCCAAAAAAGTGTTTAAAAACATTGTTAATAAATTTTTCACCATCATAAGTGGCATTCGTTAAAAAAATAATAGAAATCAATGGAATGTCATCATTTGATTGCTTCTTATAGCGTTCATTGATGGTAATAATTTCTTCAAAAAATGTTTTCCATTCAAGTCTTCTAAATGCTGTTGCTTTTTTCCATAATAACCCAGGAGTCAATTCTGGTTTATCGATTATACCCAAGGCGCTTTGGCTTAAAGATCGTTCAGCACTTTTTGATAAATTGTGTGGCTCATCTTCATCCAATTGAATGCTTGCGAGATTTTCATCAATATCTAAAACAAAGAGACGACGCTGTGATAATTTTGCGTTTTTCATATGCATCCTTGTTACTATGTTCACAAAATCCAAGAGACGGCAAAGCGAGCCTCAGCTTGTATAAAATAATTTTTGTTACAAAATTGAAAAACATCAGTGCAAGAGACATTCTGTCTGCTTTAGGTTATATAAGGAAGCACGATGTTTGCACTAATGTTATATATTCTTGGATATTAAGGATTAATGCAACCCGTAAATTTTCTTAAGGACTTGCCTTTAGCCCTGTTTGACCTTACTGGTTTTTAGTGAGTAAGATGCCTCTTTATGATTCTGTTGCAGCAAGAGAGAAACAGCTTCTACATTATTACGTTTTACAGTCTAGATGAGTACTTATTTTGCGCATTAATATCTGCGCTAAGACTTTTCTCTAATAATTTCTGAAGGGTTTGGTTCTCATTCTTTAGAAAAGTTTGTTCCAGAGTGTTCAGTTCGTTTTCTGTAGGTATTTTCTTTAACGCATCTAATATTTGGCTAATCCCATTTTCTGCGAGAGATAAGATATCATGTTCTTCAATTAATTGGTGTGCTTTATTGAGTACCTTGTTATACCCAGGTGCCCTGTTTCCAAAGCACGCGTGAATGAACTAATTAATAAATTCTATGACACACTTTAGCGCTTATTAAAATTTAGGGATGTTTTCTAGAAATCTAAAAGTGCAATTTAAATTGCGGAGACTTAAGCAATCTAATAATCTCCGAGACTAAAACGATGACCCCCACCCTAATTTTGTACCAAATTGAAAGATCGGTTATAATCATGGTTTTTAATTAAATATAATAGTGTCCCAGATTTTATTTTCTTCTTTAGCTATAGCGCCGATGATTGACTGGACTTACGGACATTTTCGGGTATTGATGCGTATGCTTGCACCTAATGCGCTTTTGTATACGGAAATGCAAACTACAGGGGCTGTATGCAATAATCCTATCCGCTCATTGCAATTTAATAAAAAGGAACATCCTATTGCATTGCAACTAGGCGGTTCTGAACCAACTCTTTTAGCTGAGTGTGCCAGACGAGCAGCCCAAGAAGGTTATGATGAAGTCAACATTAATTTAGGTTGTCCTAGTGACAAAGTTCAGGCTGGAAATTTTGGTGCATGTTTAATGAAAGAACCAGAAAAAGTAGGGGATTGTATTCGTGCAATGAGAGAGGCAGTAAATATACCTGTTACTGCAAAGACACGAATAGGAATAGACCACCAAGACAGCTATGAATTTTTTAGTAATTTTGTACATCAATTAATTGAAGCAGGTGCACAAAAGATAATTGTGCATGCTCGTAAAGCTTGGTTGCAAGGTTTAAACCCAAAGCAAAACCGAACCATTCCTCCTGTTCATTACGATTATGTTTATCGCTTGAAAAAAGAAATTCCCGATATCCCCATTGTAATTAATGGCAATATATTGAATTTAAATGAAATTAAAGAGCATCTGTCCTATGTAGATGGAGTGATGCTTGGGCGCTTGGCTTGTGATAATCCATTTCAGATCGCAGCAATACATCATGGACTCTATCCTGAAGTACCTAATAGATCCCGTAGTCAAGTATTTAATGATTATGTAGAGTATTTGCTGAATGAGTTTTATCAAGGAGCATCTCTTAGTTTGCTGATTAAGCCCATATTTAATCTAAGTTTTGGCTTACCTGGGGCGAGTCAATGGAAAAGAAAATTAATGGAAATTTTGCAAACTAAGAATATCCACTTGTTTGAACAATTAAGCCAGTACTTGTTAGAAATTGAAAATAAACATTCAATATTCACTTAAATTAAAGGTATTCATAGTATTTTTTTCGAATTTTTAGTACATTAACAAATTTGTTATTTGAAATCTCCAGAGGATTATTTAGGCCATGCTGAATGCGTTGATTAAGAAAATGTTTGGAAGCCGAAATGAGCGTACATTACGGCGTATGGAAAAGGCAGTAATGGCAATTAATGCGTTTGAAGCGCAAATGCAAACCTTAACCGATGCTGAGCTAGCTGCAAAAACCCAGCATTTTAAAGCACGTTTTGCTGAGGGAGAAACCCTTGATGAATTGTTGGCGGAAGCTTTTGCTACTGTGAGAGAGGTCTCAGTACGAACTTTGGGATTGCGTCATTTTGATGTGCAGTTAATTGGTGGCATGGTGTTGCATGAAGGTAATGTTGCTGAAATGCGGACTGGGGAAGGTAAAACATTGGTTGCTACACTTCCTGCATATTTAAACGCGATTTCTGAAAAAGGTGTTCATATAGTCACGGTTAATGATTATCTTGCCAAACGCGACAGCCAATGGATGAAACCTATATTTGAGTTTTTAGGTTTATCTGTAGGAGTTATTTATCCTGACATGTCTCATGCTGCAAAACAAGAAGCTTATCGATGCGATATTGTTTATGGAACCAATAATGAATATGGTTTTGATTATTTGCGTGACAACATGGCATTTAGTCTTGAAGATAAAGTACAAAGAGAGCTTAATTTTGCGATAATAGACGAGGTAGACTCAATTCTTATTGATGAGGCGCGTACCCCTTTGATAATCTCTGGTGCTGCTGAAGACAGTTCAGAACTCTATATTAAAATTAATACCTTAATTCCTCATTTAAAAAAACAGGAAGAGGGTGGGGAGGGCGACTATACGGTTGATGAAAAACAAAAACAAGCTCATCTTACCGATGCAGGCCATCAACACATAGAAGAGTTACTTGTTAAAGCAAAATTGCTCGATCATGGTGAGAGCTTATATCATGCGAGCAATATTATGCTAATGCATCATGTTAATGCGGCATTAAAAGCTCATGCTATGTTTCATCGTGACATCGACTATATTGTGAAAGATAACCAGGTCATCATTGTGGATGAACACACGGGTCGCACTATGCCAGGTCGAAGATGGTCTGAAGGATTACACCAGGCTGTTGAAGCAAAAGAAAATGTTTCTATTCAAAATGAAAACCAAACTCTTGCTTCTATTACATTCCAGAATTTTTTCAGAATGTACAATAAATTATCGGGAATGACTGGGACAGCGGATACGGAAGCTTTTGAACTGCAGCAGATTTATAATCTTGATGTAGTGGTTATCCCAACAAATAAGCCAATGGTACGAAAAGATGAACCTGACTTAGTTTATTTAACCCAAAAAGATAAGTTTCAAGCGGTTATTACTGATATCCGCGATTGTGCTGCCCGTAAGCAACCTGTTTTAGTGGGTACTGTGTCTATCGAGGCCTCTGAGTTTTTGAGCCAACTATTAAAAAAGCAAAATATCAAGCATCAAGTTTTAAATGCCAAGTTTCATGAAAAAGAAGCACAAATTATTGCTGAAGCAGGCCGACCAG from Legionella sainthelensi carries:
- the dusA gene encoding tRNA dihydrouridine(20/20a) synthase DusA encodes the protein MSQILFSSLAIAPMIDWTYGHFRVLMRMLAPNALLYTEMQTTGAVCNNPIRSLQFNKKEHPIALQLGGSEPTLLAECARRAAQEGYDEVNINLGCPSDKVQAGNFGACLMKEPEKVGDCIRAMREAVNIPVTAKTRIGIDHQDSYEFFSNFVHQLIEAGAQKIIVHARKAWLQGLNPKQNRTIPPVHYDYVYRLKKEIPDIPIVINGNILNLNEIKEHLSYVDGVMLGRLACDNPFQIAAIHHGLYPEVPNRSRSQVFNDYVEYLLNEFYQGASLSLLIKPIFNLSFGLPGASQWKRKLMEILQTKNIHLFEQLSQYLLEIENKHSIFT
- the secA gene encoding preprotein translocase subunit SecA; protein product: MLNALIKKMFGSRNERTLRRMEKAVMAINAFEAQMQTLTDAELAAKTQHFKARFAEGETLDELLAEAFATVREVSVRTLGLRHFDVQLIGGMVLHEGNVAEMRTGEGKTLVATLPAYLNAISEKGVHIVTVNDYLAKRDSQWMKPIFEFLGLSVGVIYPDMSHAAKQEAYRCDIVYGTNNEYGFDYLRDNMAFSLEDKVQRELNFAIIDEVDSILIDEARTPLIISGAAEDSSELYIKINTLIPHLKKQEEGGEGDYTVDEKQKQAHLTDAGHQHIEELLVKAKLLDHGESLYHASNIMLMHHVNAALKAHAMFHRDIDYIVKDNQVIIVDEHTGRTMPGRRWSEGLHQAVEAKENVSIQNENQTLASITFQNFFRMYNKLSGMTGTADTEAFELQQIYNLDVVVIPTNKPMVRKDEPDLVYLTQKDKFQAVITDIRDCAARKQPVLVGTVSIEASEFLSQLLKKQNIKHQVLNAKFHEKEAQIIAEAGRPGTVTIATNMAGRGTDIVLGGSLAADLAQLPESATEEEKEAVKKLWKQRHDEVIAAGGLRIIGSERHESRRIDNQLRGRSGRQGDVGSSRFYLSLEDNLMRIFASERVASMMRRLGMQPGEPIEHNLVTKAIENAQRKLEGHHFDVRKQLLDYDNVANDQRQVIYTQRASIMEMTDTEETVNMMREEVISNLVDTYIPPQSLEDQWEPKSLSDVLADEFKLKIPVLEWIEEDHHIQPEQIKEKILDLAAKHYNEKVSQAGRETISQFEKSVILQTLDNQWREHLAAMDQLRQGIHLRGYAQKDPKQEYKKEAFTLFSTMLDNLKYDVIRLISSVEVQTAADVNAVEEQRRAEQVSKMSLQHSDFSDADEENDKAQTYKRQEKKIGRNDPCPCGSGKKFKACHGSLV